One stretch of Arachis hypogaea cultivar Tifrunner chromosome 20, arahy.Tifrunner.gnm2.J5K5, whole genome shotgun sequence DNA includes these proteins:
- the LOC112782304 gene encoding uncharacterized protein, translating to MRRRSSKKNEERMELDKLSSRNLEDPPISGAYIRSLVKQLNTSTTTTNESMNSKGQDCFVARKHGKAHQSTQQQPQQQHKKQVRRRLHTSRPYQERLLNMAEARKEIVTALKFHRAAMKQARERQQQQQQQQQQPPPLQVQEQHQQSFEQDGRFKGRRNPRIYPSCRANFPNKMEDFSCSYLSQPLPPPSTLAPNSYTWANAPSLITQPPQTLLAENPNFVLPSQTLGLNLNFHDFNNLDATLHLNNSSLSSYSSPTSSSPPLSVVTDQEAHSVGMSQGQGDGSSSLVDTIQSGATTRTSGSGDLHTAMDDEGMAEIRSLGEQYQMEWSDTMNLVKSACWFKYLRNIEHEVPGVKIGDGSYHFFDEVVEFPAWLNANGSCLEKCSDDYFQDSALPCMDIGDIESMDGDWLA from the exons ATGAGACGTAGATCCTCCaaaaagaatgaagaaagaatGGAATTAGATAAGCTTAGCAGTAGGAACCTTGAAGATCCACCTATCTCTGGTGCTTACATCCGGAGCCTAGTGAAACAACTAAacacatcaacaacaacaacaaatgaATCCATGAACTCAAAAGGCCAAGATTGTTTTGTTGCAAGAAAACATGGAAAGGCACATCAATCCacacaacaacaaccacaacagcAGCATAAGAAACAAGTTAGGAGGAGACTTCACACTAGCAGGCCTTATCAAGAGAGGCTTCTGAATATGGCTGAGGCTAGGAAGGAGATTGTAACAGCCTTGAAATTTCACAGGGCTGCTATGAAGCAAGCCAGGGAAAGacagcaacaacagcaacaacagcagcagcagccgCCGCCACTGCAAGTGCAAGAACAGCATCAgcaaagttttgaacaagatggaAGATTCAAGGGTAGGAGAAACCCCAGAATTTATCCATCATGCAGAGCCAATTTTCCAAATAAAATGGAGGATTTTTCATGTTCATACTTATCTCAACCTCTTCCTCCTCCATCTACCTTGGCTCCAAACTCTTACACCTGGGCTAATGCTCCTTCCTTAATTACTCAACCGCCACAAACCCTTTTGGCTGAAAACCCCAATTTTGTACTTCCTAGTCAGACTCTTGGATTGAACCTCAATTTCCATGATTTCAACAACTTAGATGCTACCCTTCACCTTAACAACTCTTCATTATCCTCATACTCATCTCCAACCtcctcttctcctcctctttctgtTGTGACTGATCAGGAAGCTCATTCAGTTGGAATGTCACAGGGCCAGGGAGATGGATCTTCTTCACTGGTGGATACAATTCAATCCGGTGCCACGACCCGGACTAGTGGAAGTGGAGATCTTCATACAGCCATGGATGACGAGGGCATGGCAGAGATCAGATCCTTAGGTGAGCAATATCAAATGGAATGGAGTGATACCATGAACTTGGTCAAATCAGCATGTTGGTTCAAGTACTTGAGAAACATAGAACATGAGGTACCTGGAGTCAAGATTGGAGATGGTTCATACCATTTTTTTGATGAAGTTGTTGAGTTTCCAGCTTGGTTGAATGCAAATGGGAGCTGCTTAGAGAAGTGCTCTGATGACTACTTCCAAGATTCTGCCTTACCTTG CATGGACATTGGAGATATTGAAAGCATGGATGGAGATTGGTTAGCATGA